A genomic segment from Comamonas terrigena NBRC 13299 encodes:
- the tam gene encoding trans-aconitate 2-methyltransferase, translating to MQDWNPALYLRFANERTRPAAELLARVPSDPAHVRHVVDLGCGPGNSTELLVQRFVDAQALGIDNSDAMLATARTQLPQAQFALGDIATWAPEAGSPAPDLIYANASLQWVGLHETLIPRLLSLLAPGGVLAIQMPDNRQEPTHRLMREVARLPEFAPYIGDADKLRTDILPIGAYYDLLAAPGAQTASVDVWHTVYQHPMESAAAIVQWVRGTGLKPFVEGLPQALQAAFLTEYERRVDAAYPVRADGKRLLAFPRLFLVAQRQA from the coding sequence ATGCAAGACTGGAACCCCGCGCTGTATCTGCGCTTCGCCAATGAACGCACGCGTCCTGCGGCCGAGCTGCTGGCGCGGGTGCCAAGCGATCCTGCCCATGTCCGCCATGTGGTGGACCTGGGTTGTGGGCCGGGCAATTCCACCGAGCTGCTGGTGCAGCGCTTTGTCGATGCCCAGGCGCTGGGCATCGACAATTCCGACGCCATGCTGGCCACTGCACGCACGCAGCTGCCGCAGGCGCAATTTGCCCTGGGCGATATCGCCACCTGGGCGCCGGAGGCAGGCTCTCCTGCACCGGACCTGATCTATGCCAATGCTTCCCTGCAGTGGGTGGGCTTGCATGAAACCCTGATTCCCCGTCTGCTCTCGCTGCTGGCGCCCGGTGGCGTGCTGGCGATCCAGATGCCGGACAACCGTCAGGAACCCACGCACCGGCTGATGCGCGAAGTGGCGCGTCTGCCCGAGTTTGCCCCGTACATCGGCGATGCAGACAAGTTGCGTACCGACATTCTGCCCATTGGGGCTTATTACGATTTACTGGCTGCGCCCGGCGCGCAGACCGCCTCCGTGGATGTGTGGCACACCGTGTACCAGCACCCCATGGAGTCCGCTGCCGCCATCGTGCAATGGGTGCGCGGCACCGGTTTGAAGCCTTTTGTGGAAGGCCTGCCCCAGGCGCTGCAAGCCGCATTTCTGACGGAATACGAGCGCCGCGTGGATGCGGCCTATCCCGTGCGCGCGGACGGCAAGCGCCTGCTGGCCTTCCCGCGCCTGTTTCTTGTTGCCCAACGCCAAGCATGA
- a CDS encoding HpcH/HpaI aldolase/citrate lyase family protein — translation MTNSTVHPAQVLLDAQAGGTQRLPVCDHYSGVEERMRKSLQLQAEMMAEFGACVFDVTLDCEDGAPVGQELQHARLVAGLARNAAPGARVAARVHAVDHAAFQQDMDIIAGEAGARLCHIMVPKVESVEDVLLAEKALQRATGQPVPLHVLIESPAAVHRAFEIAAHPAVQSISFGLMDFVSAHGGAIPSSAMGVEGQFQHPLVVRAKLEIAAACHAHGKVPSHCVVTEFKNPAVMQAAATKAFNDFGYTRVWSIHPAQIRPILAAFMPASDEVALAADILAAAANADWAPISHHGVLHDRASYRYYWQLLERAHRTGQHIPVAASHWFGPAGS, via the coding sequence ATGACGAATTCGACTGTCCACCCCGCGCAGGTCTTGCTGGACGCCCAGGCGGGCGGCACGCAGCGTCTGCCCGTGTGCGACCACTACAGTGGCGTGGAAGAGCGCATGCGCAAAAGCCTGCAGCTGCAGGCCGAGATGATGGCCGAGTTCGGCGCCTGCGTGTTCGATGTCACGCTGGACTGCGAAGACGGAGCGCCGGTCGGCCAGGAGCTGCAGCACGCCAGGCTGGTGGCCGGGCTGGCCCGCAATGCGGCGCCTGGCGCCCGGGTGGCGGCCCGCGTGCATGCCGTGGACCATGCGGCCTTTCAGCAGGACATGGACATCATTGCCGGTGAGGCGGGGGCCCGGCTGTGCCACATCATGGTGCCCAAGGTGGAGTCGGTGGAGGATGTGCTCCTGGCTGAAAAAGCCCTGCAGCGCGCCACCGGCCAGCCGGTACCGCTGCATGTGCTGATTGAATCGCCCGCTGCCGTGCACCGGGCCTTCGAGATTGCCGCCCATCCGGCGGTGCAAAGCATTTCCTTCGGGCTGATGGACTTTGTATCGGCCCATGGGGGCGCCATTCCCTCCAGTGCCATGGGCGTGGAAGGGCAGTTTCAGCATCCGCTGGTGGTGCGCGCCAAGCTGGAGATTGCGGCGGCCTGCCATGCCCACGGCAAAGTGCCTTCGCACTGTGTGGTCACCGAGTTCAAAAACCCCGCAGTGATGCAGGCGGCTGCAACAAAAGCTTTCAATGATTTCGGCTATACCCGGGTCTGGAGTATCCACCCGGCGCAAATTCGTCCGATTCTGGCGGCTTTCATGCCCGCGAGCGACGAAGTGGCGCTCGCTGCGGATATTCTTGCCGCCGCCGCCAACGCTGACTGGGCTCCCATCAGCCACCACGGCGTGCTGCACGACCGCGCCAGCTACCGGTATTACTGGCAGCTGCTGGAGCGTGCACACCGGACAGGGCAGCACATCCCTGTGGCCGCAAGCCACTGGTTTGGCCCTGCCGGATCTTAA
- the acnB gene encoding bifunctional aconitate hydratase 2/2-methylisocitrate dehydratase, with product MLKAYRDHVAERAALGIPPLPLDAKQVAELIELIKNPPAGEDAFLLDLLTHRVPPGVDDAAKVKASFLAAVAHGDLKVGLISKSKATELLGTMVGGYNVHPLIELLDDAEVAGVAADALKKTLLMFDFFNDVATKAKAGNAKAKEVMQSWADAEWFTSRPEVEKKITVTVFKVPGETNTDDLSPAPDAWSRPDIPLHYLAMLKNTRPDAKFKPEEDGKRGPMKFIDELKAKGNLVAYVGDVVGTGSSRKSATNSIVWATGQDIPFVPNKRFGGVTLGGKIAPIFFNTQEDSGSLPIEVDVSKLEMGDVIDVLPYDGKITKNGETVAEFQLKSDVLFDEVRAGGRINLIIGRSLTAKAREFLGLTASTVFRLPQAPAASNAGFTLAQKMVGRAVGLPEGQGVRPGTYCEPRMTTVGSQDTTGPMTRDELKDLACLGFSADMVMQSFCHTAAYPKPVDVKTHRELPEFISNRGGVALRPGDGVIHSWLNRLLLPDTVGTGGDSHTRFPIGISFPAGSGLVAFGAATGVMPLDMPESVLVRFKGEMQPGVTLRDLVHAIPLYAIKQGLLTVAKAGKINEFSGRILEIEGLPNLKVEQAFELSDASAERSAAGCTIKLNPEPIKEYLTSNIVLMKNMIADGYADANTLQRRIEKVEAWLAKPDLLEADKDAEYAHIIEIDLADIKEPIVCCPNDPDDAKTLSDVAGTKIDEAFIGSCMTNIGHFRAAAKLLGGQRDIPVKLWVAPPTKMDQSELIKEGHYAAFGTAGARTEMPGCSLCMGNQAQVREGATVISTSTRNFPNRLGKNTNVFLGSAELAAIASRLGKLPSKEEYLKEMGVIDADKASVYRYMNFNEIAEYAAVAEKV from the coding sequence ATGTTGAAAGCCTACCGTGACCATGTGGCAGAACGTGCCGCACTGGGCATCCCCCCGCTGCCTCTGGATGCCAAGCAGGTCGCTGAGCTGATCGAGCTGATCAAGAACCCGCCTGCTGGCGAGGATGCCTTCCTGCTGGATCTGCTGACCCACCGCGTGCCGCCCGGAGTGGACGATGCGGCCAAGGTCAAGGCTTCCTTCCTGGCCGCCGTGGCACACGGTGACCTGAAGGTGGGCCTCATCTCCAAGTCCAAGGCCACCGAGCTGCTGGGCACCATGGTGGGCGGCTACAACGTCCACCCCCTGATCGAGCTGCTGGACGACGCCGAAGTCGCCGGTGTGGCTGCCGACGCCCTGAAGAAGACGCTGCTGATGTTCGACTTCTTCAACGACGTGGCCACCAAGGCCAAGGCGGGCAATGCCAAGGCCAAGGAAGTGATGCAGAGCTGGGCGGATGCCGAGTGGTTCACCTCGCGTCCCGAAGTGGAAAAGAAGATCACCGTCACCGTCTTCAAGGTGCCCGGTGAGACCAACACCGACGACCTGTCGCCCGCTCCGGACGCATGGAGCCGCCCCGACATTCCGCTGCACTACCTGGCCATGCTGAAGAACACGCGTCCTGACGCAAAGTTCAAGCCGGAGGAAGACGGCAAGCGCGGCCCGATGAAGTTCATCGACGAACTGAAGGCCAAGGGCAATCTGGTGGCCTACGTCGGCGACGTGGTGGGTACCGGTTCTTCGCGCAAGTCGGCAACCAACTCCATCGTCTGGGCCACGGGTCAGGACATTCCCTTTGTCCCCAACAAGCGCTTCGGTGGCGTGACGCTGGGCGGCAAGATCGCCCCCATCTTCTTCAACACGCAGGAAGACTCGGGCTCGCTGCCGATCGAAGTGGACGTTTCCAAGCTGGAAATGGGTGACGTGATCGATGTGCTGCCCTATGACGGCAAGATCACCAAGAATGGCGAAACGGTGGCCGAGTTCCAGCTCAAAAGCGACGTGCTGTTCGACGAAGTGCGCGCCGGCGGCCGGATCAACCTGATCATCGGCCGTTCGCTGACGGCCAAGGCCCGCGAATTCCTGGGTCTGACCGCCTCCACGGTGTTCCGCCTGCCCCAGGCTCCTGCTGCTTCGAACGCCGGCTTCACGCTGGCCCAGAAGATGGTGGGCCGTGCCGTGGGGCTGCCGGAAGGCCAGGGTGTGCGCCCCGGTACCTACTGCGAACCCCGCATGACCACTGTGGGCTCGCAAGACACCACCGGCCCCATGACCCGTGACGAGCTGAAGGACCTGGCCTGCCTGGGCTTCTCCGCCGACATGGTGATGCAATCCTTCTGCCACACCGCGGCCTACCCCAAGCCCGTGGACGTGAAGACCCACCGCGAACTGCCCGAGTTCATCAGCAACCGCGGTGGCGTGGCCCTGCGTCCTGGTGACGGCGTGATCCACAGCTGGCTCAACCGCCTGCTGCTGCCTGACACCGTCGGCACCGGTGGCGACTCGCACACCCGCTTCCCCATCGGTATCTCCTTCCCGGCAGGCTCCGGTCTGGTGGCCTTCGGCGCGGCGACCGGCGTGATGCCGCTGGACATGCCCGAATCGGTGCTGGTGCGCTTCAAGGGTGAAATGCAGCCCGGCGTGACCCTGCGCGACCTGGTGCACGCGATCCCCCTGTACGCCATCAAGCAAGGTCTGCTGACCGTGGCCAAGGCTGGCAAGATCAACGAATTCTCGGGTCGTATCCTGGAAATCGAAGGCCTGCCCAACCTGAAGGTAGAGCAAGCGTTCGAGCTGTCCGACGCCTCGGCAGAGCGTTCTGCCGCAGGTTGCACGATCAAGCTGAACCCCGAGCCGATCAAGGAATACCTGACCTCGAACATCGTTCTGATGAAGAACATGATCGCCGATGGTTACGCCGACGCCAACACGCTGCAGCGCCGTATCGAAAAGGTCGAAGCCTGGCTGGCCAAGCCCGATCTGCTGGAAGCCGACAAGGACGCCGAGTACGCCCACATCATCGAAATCGATCTGGCCGACATCAAGGAACCCATCGTTTGCTGCCCGAACGATCCCGATGACGCCAAGACCCTGTCCGACGTGGCCGGCACCAAGATCGATGAAGCCTTCATCGGCTCCTGCATGACCAATATCGGTCACTTCCGCGCCGCAGCCAAGCTGCTGGGCGGCCAGCGCGACATCCCCGTCAAGCTGTGGGTGGCTCCTCCCACGAAGATGGACCAGAGCGAGCTGATCAAGGAAGGCCACTACGCGGCCTTCGGCACGGCCGGTGCGCGCACTGAAATGCCGGGCTGCTCGCTGTGCATGGGCAACCAGGCCCAGGTGCGTGAAGGCGCTACCGTGATCTCCACGTCGACCCGCAACTTCCCCAACCGTCTGGGCAAGAACACCAATGTGTTCCTGGGCTCGGCCGAGCTGGCCGCGATCGCATCGCGCCTGGGCAAGCTGCCTTCGAAGGAAGAGTACCTGAAGGAAATGGGCGTGATCGATGCCGACAAGGCCTCCGTCTACCGCTACATGAACTTCAACGAGATCGCCGAGTACGCGGCAGTCGCTGAAAAGGTGTAA
- a CDS encoding aconitate hydratase — protein sequence MKHAFASTLHNFRTASGKEGKFFSLPALAQKYPGVKRLPVSIRIVLESVLRNCDGNKVTPEHVAQLAQWKPKAVRTDEIPFVVSRVVLQDFTGVPLLADLAAMRSTAALLGKKPKAIEPLVPVDLVVDHSIMVDYFGTPKALDLNMKLEFQRNQERYQFMKWGMQAFDTFGVVPPGFGIVHQVNLEYLARGVHRTADGVYYPDTLVGTDSHTTMINGIGVVGWGVGGIEAEAAMLGQPVYFLTPDVVGFELTGRLREGVTATDLVLTVTEMLRKEKVVGQFVEFFGEGTASLTLPDRATIGNMAPEYGATMGFFPVDEKTLDYFQGTGRKKSEIEAFEAYFRAQGLFGVPRAGDIDYSRVVSLDLGTVAPSLAGPKRPQDRIEIGDVASKFDALFTASVAANGFNQPADQLGLRHRVGCGEGELATDAPPPKPGAPRAVVEMVGNRPTLETTHDNAVTTAVCALPGSDDKVLRIGNGDVLIAAITSCTNTSNPSVLLAAGLLAKKAVQAGLKVKPHIKTSLAPGSRVVTEYLTETGLLPYLEKLGFALAGYGCTTCIGNAGDLTPELNDAITRNNLVCAAVLSGNRNFEARIHPNIKANFLASPPLVVAYAIAGTVRKDLMTEPVGKGKGGKDIYLGDIWPSSEEIHALLKYAMNGKAFRANYEKVKTEPGKLWEKIKGVTGSTYTWPQSTYIAEPPFFQDFTLELGAAAGGASAPDYDVRGARIMALFGDSITTDHISPAGSIKESSPAGQWLLAHGVQKADFNSYGSRRGNHEVMMRGTFANVRIKNLMIPAAVDGSREEGGVTLYRDDNGKVEKMSIYDAAMKWQSAGRATVVLAGEEYGTGSSRDWAAKGTQLLGIKAVVARSFERIHRSNLVGMGVLPLQFKGNDSWQTLGLKGDEWIDVIPAANLAPQSDAKLVVTRADGSQQTVVVKLRIDTPIEVDYYRHGGILPYVLRQLLAG from the coding sequence ATGAAACACGCATTCGCTTCCACCCTCCACAACTTCCGAACCGCTTCGGGCAAGGAAGGGAAATTCTTCTCACTGCCAGCGCTGGCGCAGAAATACCCCGGCGTGAAACGCTTGCCGGTGTCCATCCGCATCGTGCTGGAATCGGTGCTGCGCAACTGCGACGGCAACAAGGTCACGCCCGAGCATGTGGCCCAGCTGGCGCAGTGGAAGCCCAAGGCCGTGCGGACCGACGAGATTCCCTTCGTGGTCTCGCGGGTGGTGCTGCAGGACTTCACCGGGGTGCCGCTGCTGGCCGATCTGGCGGCCATGCGCTCCACCGCCGCCCTGCTGGGCAAGAAGCCCAAGGCCATCGAGCCGCTGGTGCCGGTGGATCTGGTGGTCGACCATTCCATCATGGTCGACTACTTCGGCACTCCCAAGGCGCTGGACCTGAACATGAAACTGGAATTTCAGCGCAACCAGGAGCGCTACCAGTTCATGAAATGGGGCATGCAGGCCTTTGACACCTTTGGCGTGGTGCCGCCGGGTTTCGGCATTGTCCACCAGGTGAATCTGGAATACCTGGCGCGCGGCGTGCACCGCACTGCTGATGGGGTCTACTACCCCGACACCCTGGTGGGCACGGACAGCCACACCACCATGATCAACGGCATCGGCGTGGTGGGCTGGGGTGTGGGGGGCATCGAAGCCGAGGCCGCCATGCTGGGCCAGCCGGTGTACTTTCTGACGCCCGATGTGGTGGGGTTCGAGCTCACGGGGCGGCTGCGCGAAGGCGTGACCGCCACCGACCTGGTGCTCACTGTCACCGAGATGCTGCGCAAGGAAAAGGTGGTGGGCCAGTTTGTGGAGTTCTTTGGCGAAGGCACAGCCAGCCTGACGTTGCCGGACCGCGCCACCATCGGCAATATGGCGCCGGAATACGGCGCCACCATGGGCTTCTTCCCGGTGGATGAAAAGACGCTGGACTACTTTCAGGGCACGGGCCGCAAGAAAAGCGAGATCGAGGCGTTCGAAGCCTATTTCCGCGCCCAGGGGCTGTTTGGCGTGCCCCGGGCGGGCGACATCGACTATTCGCGCGTGGTCTCCCTGGACCTGGGTACGGTGGCGCCCAGCCTGGCTGGTCCCAAGCGCCCGCAGGACCGTATCGAAATCGGCGATGTGGCCAGCAAGTTCGATGCCCTGTTCACGGCCTCGGTGGCGGCCAACGGCTTCAACCAGCCGGCCGACCAGCTGGGACTGCGCCACCGCGTAGGCTGTGGCGAAGGGGAACTGGCCACCGATGCACCGCCGCCCAAGCCGGGCGCACCGCGTGCGGTGGTGGAAATGGTCGGCAACCGCCCCACGCTGGAAACCACGCATGACAATGCCGTGACCACGGCGGTGTGCGCGCTACCCGGCAGCGACGACAAGGTGCTGCGCATCGGCAACGGTGACGTGCTGATTGCCGCCATCACCAGCTGCACCAACACCTCCAACCCCAGCGTGCTGCTGGCGGCCGGCCTGCTGGCCAAGAAGGCGGTGCAGGCCGGGCTCAAGGTCAAGCCGCACATCAAGACCTCGCTGGCGCCCGGCTCCCGCGTGGTGACCGAGTACCTGACCGAAACCGGCCTGCTGCCCTACCTGGAAAAGCTGGGTTTTGCGCTGGCGGGCTATGGCTGCACCACCTGCATCGGCAACGCGGGCGACCTGACGCCGGAGCTGAACGACGCCATCACGCGCAACAACCTGGTGTGTGCGGCCGTGCTGTCGGGCAACCGCAACTTCGAGGCGCGCATCCACCCCAATATCAAGGCCAATTTCCTGGCCAGCCCGCCCTTGGTGGTGGCCTATGCGATTGCCGGCACGGTGCGCAAGGACCTGATGACCGAACCGGTGGGCAAGGGCAAGGGCGGCAAGGACATCTACCTGGGCGATATCTGGCCCAGCAGCGAGGAGATCCATGCGCTGCTGAAGTACGCCATGAACGGCAAGGCTTTCCGCGCCAACTATGAAAAAGTGAAGACCGAGCCCGGCAAGCTGTGGGAAAAGATCAAGGGCGTGACCGGCTCCACCTATACCTGGCCACAAAGCACCTACATTGCCGAGCCCCCTTTCTTCCAGGACTTCACGCTGGAGCTGGGTGCTGCTGCGGGGGGCGCGTCGGCACCCGACTACGACGTGCGCGGTGCGCGCATCATGGCCCTGTTTGGCGACTCCATCACCACCGACCACATCTCGCCGGCAGGCTCCATCAAGGAAAGCTCTCCTGCCGGCCAGTGGCTGCTGGCCCATGGCGTGCAAAAAGCCGACTTCAACAGCTATGGTTCGCGCCGTGGCAACCACGAGGTGATGATGCGCGGCACATTTGCGAATGTGCGCATCAAGAACCTGATGATTCCGGCGGCGGTCGATGGCTCGCGCGAGGAGGGCGGGGTGACGCTCTACCGCGACGACAACGGCAAGGTGGAAAAGATGTCCATCTACGACGCCGCGATGAAGTGGCAGTCGGCCGGTCGGGCCACGGTGGTGCTGGCAGGCGAGGAGTATGGCACCGGCTCCAGCCGCGACTGGGCGGCCAAGGGCACGCAGCTGCTGGGCATCAAGGCGGTGGTCGCGCGCAGCTTCGAGCGCATCCACCGCTCCAACCTGGTGGGCATGGGGGTGCTGCCGCTGCAGTTCAAGGGCAACGACAGCTGGCAGACGCTGGGGCTGAAGGGGGACGAGTGGATCGACGTGATCCCCGCCGCGAATCTGGCACCGCAAAGTGATGCGAAGTTGGTGGTCACACGCGCGGATGGCAGCCAGCAGACCGTGGTGGTGAAGCTGCGCATCGATACCCCTATCGAGGTGGATTACTACCGCCACGGCGGCATCCTGCCCTATGTGCTGCGGCAGCTGCTGGCCGGCTGA